The uncultured Sunxiuqinia sp. genome has a segment encoding these proteins:
- a CDS encoding TolC family protein translates to MKTNSFKHIILLAGVSAMLFSCSTSRHFQSETINTDGLFGTEQTDSATIADKPWQQLFTDPLLKDLIEEGLNNNPDLQIATQRVLQAEAYFGQSRASLLPGINAKGTGTYQHNPKSTYPDGPRDVSSYQLGLEANWEVDIWGKLRSSKRAAYADLLASNAGKKAVQTRLIANIALAYYNLTSLDAKLAITRQTVKNNIDLVETIKVLKESGRVTGAAVVQSQAARYAAEVTIPDLEQQIRESENALSTLLGRVPGSIQRNKLSDQEISTLLETGVPSQLLENRPDVMQSKYLVMSAFEMTNNARGYFYPSLTITASTGFAASDLDELLDPTSFASNVIGGLTAPLFNKRTNVTRLKVAKAQQEEALLSLRNTLLNAGQEVNNALNSYKNTERKMSLRAQQLEALEKSVEYTRELLTYGSATYTEVLNAQQSLLGAQLSDVNDHLQKLSAVVSLYRALGGGWK, encoded by the coding sequence ATGAAAACAAATTCATTCAAACATATCATTTTACTGGCTGGCGTATCGGCAATGCTATTCTCATGCAGCACTTCCCGACACTTTCAATCAGAGACCATCAATACTGACGGGCTTTTTGGAACCGAACAGACTGACTCGGCAACCATCGCAGATAAGCCTTGGCAACAACTGTTTACCGACCCTCTTTTGAAGGATTTAATAGAAGAAGGCCTAAACAACAATCCTGACCTGCAAATTGCCACTCAGCGGGTATTGCAGGCAGAAGCCTATTTCGGACAAAGCAGGGCATCGCTTCTTCCGGGAATAAACGCCAAAGGAACCGGAACTTACCAGCACAATCCGAAGTCGACCTATCCGGATGGGCCGCGCGACGTGAGCAGCTACCAACTCGGGTTGGAAGCCAATTGGGAAGTTGACATCTGGGGAAAACTGCGCAGCTCAAAGCGGGCAGCATACGCTGATTTATTAGCAAGCAATGCTGGGAAAAAGGCCGTACAAACCCGATTAATTGCTAACATTGCATTGGCCTATTACAACCTGACTTCGCTGGATGCCAAATTAGCCATCACCCGCCAAACGGTGAAAAATAACATCGACTTGGTTGAAACAATAAAAGTGCTGAAAGAAAGTGGCCGTGTAACCGGAGCTGCCGTAGTTCAAAGCCAGGCGGCACGATATGCGGCTGAAGTCACCATTCCTGACTTGGAGCAACAAATCCGCGAATCAGAAAACGCCCTTTCTACCTTGCTGGGACGCGTTCCCGGATCAATTCAGCGCAACAAGTTGAGCGATCAGGAAATAAGCACATTATTGGAAACAGGTGTGCCATCTCAATTACTCGAAAATCGCCCCGACGTAATGCAATCAAAGTATTTGGTGATGAGTGCTTTTGAAATGACGAATAACGCTCGCGGCTACTTTTATCCGTCACTGACCATTACCGCATCAACTGGTTTTGCAGCCAGTGATTTGGACGAATTACTCGATCCAACATCATTTGCGTCGAACGTTATCGGAGGATTAACCGCGCCATTATTCAATAAGCGGACAAATGTTACCCGCCTCAAAGTTGCCAAAGCTCAGCAAGAAGAAGCCTTATTAAGTCTCCGGAATACCTTGCTCAATGCAGGACAGGAAGTGAACAATGCACTGAATTCGTACAAAAACACCGAACGGAAAATGTCCTTGCGGGCACAACAATTGGAGGCACTGGAAAAGTCGGTTGAGTACACCCGGGAACTGCTTACTTATGGATCGGCTACCTACACTGAGGTACTGAATGCCCAACAAAGCTTATTGGGAGCTCAGCTCAGCGATGTAAATGACCATCTGCAAAAACTTAGTGCCGTAGTTTCGCTTTACCGCGCACTTGGTGGCGGCTGGAAGTAA
- a CDS encoding peptidase U32 family protein codes for MKRKIELLAPGGDLDSVKAAILAGADAVYCGLDKFNARNRAANISFENLYGLIRLAHKNNCEVFLTLNILIVESELPLLLSVLNKLVNTGIDGIIVQDFGVFYLLSNYFKVLKVHASTQLTTHNEGQIKFLSRLNAGRVNLSRELNIDEIKHLTSVAHQNKLLTEVFVHGSYCISFSGACYMSSVLSGKSGNRGRCSQPCRDRYLPTSAGKDYPLNLKDNSAYSDLRELSEAGVDSLKIEGRIKEFEYVYTVVNAWRKQLRIFYTHDRLLDDTSDLHKVFNRKFSNSFLKGDINKDLFIDNPMSNSTLHLAEINQYASDDKREQGTKELYDEKDESRKQIKDKIDQLSVDEISLVIEISGASGTVLTATVKTPDRSFTVQSSSSLSDKGIECLNEVIILKKLQSINDTGYSIKELNTDRLGAELYLPFKELTALKRRILFVLNDSREVILPIALPKLKKASPVKIKPTLSVLISSPKDISLCQDGSTAIYFQLPNSLKNKSVEFLNLFKTNENLIPWFPSILLGEDYTAAVDLLHHFRGKTIVTNNTGIAYEAYKKGIDWIAGPYLNLTNSYSLLALKEDFNCSGAFISNELKFTQIKSIKKPNNFNLFYSIYHPILMMTSRPCLFHQVTGCKKHILDDSCIQECSKSSTITNLKKDTFIIEKAKGNYHRIYNAVNFLNTKIITDMPDRFSSFFIDLTNIETETKIELDKASIIQLFKDHLHGNPDSTELLAKVIRPSISTQYKEGI; via the coding sequence ATGAAAAGAAAAATTGAATTACTGGCACCTGGAGGAGATCTAGATTCGGTGAAAGCCGCAATTTTAGCAGGAGCAGATGCGGTATACTGTGGGTTGGATAAGTTTAATGCCAGAAACCGGGCAGCCAATATTAGTTTCGAGAATTTATACGGGCTTATAAGATTGGCGCATAAAAATAACTGCGAGGTTTTCCTAACATTGAATATTCTGATTGTTGAAAGCGAGCTCCCCCTTCTTTTAAGTGTGTTAAACAAATTAGTTAATACCGGCATTGATGGAATAATTGTTCAGGATTTTGGCGTGTTTTATCTTTTATCCAACTACTTTAAAGTTCTTAAAGTTCATGCCTCAACTCAGCTTACAACACACAACGAGGGACAGATAAAATTTCTAAGCCGATTAAATGCCGGCAGAGTAAATCTATCCCGCGAGCTAAATATTGATGAGATCAAACACTTAACTTCAGTAGCACACCAAAATAAGCTTTTAACCGAGGTTTTTGTCCACGGTTCTTATTGCATCTCGTTTTCGGGTGCTTGCTATATGAGTTCAGTTTTATCCGGAAAATCGGGAAACCGCGGGCGATGCAGCCAACCCTGCCGAGACCGGTATTTACCAACTTCCGCAGGAAAAGACTATCCGTTGAACCTGAAAGATAACTCAGCCTATTCCGACCTGAGGGAACTGTCGGAAGCTGGGGTGGATTCATTAAAAATTGAAGGCCGGATAAAGGAATTTGAATACGTTTATACGGTAGTGAATGCCTGGAGGAAACAACTCCGGATTTTTTACACCCATGACAGGCTGCTTGATGACACTAGCGATTTGCATAAAGTGTTTAATCGCAAATTCTCAAATTCCTTCCTGAAGGGAGACATTAATAAAGATCTGTTTATTGATAATCCCATGAGTAACTCCACGCTTCACCTGGCGGAGATTAACCAATATGCTTCGGATGATAAACGAGAACAAGGGACAAAAGAATTGTATGACGAAAAAGACGAATCCCGAAAGCAAATCAAAGATAAAATTGACCAACTTAGTGTCGATGAAATTTCTTTAGTAATTGAGATTTCAGGAGCATCAGGAACTGTTCTAACGGCGACCGTAAAAACACCTGACAGATCGTTTACCGTGCAATCGTCAAGCTCGCTGTCCGATAAGGGGATTGAGTGTTTAAATGAGGTGATCATATTGAAAAAACTGCAATCGATAAATGATACGGGGTATTCCATAAAAGAATTAAACACCGATCGACTTGGAGCAGAACTTTATCTTCCATTTAAAGAACTGACCGCCTTAAAAAGAAGAATATTATTTGTGCTGAACGATTCAAGGGAAGTCATCTTACCCATCGCGCTTCCGAAATTGAAGAAGGCAAGTCCGGTAAAGATTAAGCCCACTCTTTCGGTATTAATCTCCTCGCCAAAAGATATTTCACTTTGCCAAGACGGCTCAACAGCGATCTATTTTCAATTGCCCAATTCATTAAAAAATAAGTCGGTCGAATTCCTCAACCTTTTTAAAACCAACGAGAACTTAATCCCTTGGTTCCCGTCTATTCTATTGGGTGAAGATTATACTGCCGCAGTCGATTTACTGCACCACTTCCGAGGGAAAACAATTGTGACAAATAACACAGGGATAGCTTACGAAGCTTATAAAAAAGGGATTGATTGGATCGCCGGTCCGTACTTGAATCTAACCAATTCGTACAGCCTTTTAGCCTTGAAAGAAGACTTTAATTGCTCCGGGGCATTTATTTCGAATGAACTAAAATTCACGCAAATAAAAAGCATCAAGAAACCCAATAATTTCAACTTGTTTTACAGCATTTATCATCCTATTCTGATGATGACAAGTCGACCATGTTTGTTTCATCAGGTAACCGGATGTAAAAAGCATATACTCGACGATAGCTGCATTCAAGAATGTTCGAAATCTTCAACCATTACAAATTTGAAAAAAGACACGTTCATTATTGAGAAAGCAAAAGGCAATTACCATCGCATCTACAACGCGGTTAATTTTTTGAATACAAAGATTATTACAGATATGCCGGATCGCTTTTCCAGCTTCTTCATTGATTTAACAAATATAGAGACCGAAACGAAAATTGAACTGGATAAAGCAAGCATCATTCAACTTTTTAAAGATCATCTCCATGGAAATCCGGATTCGACGGAGCTACTGGCAAAAGTTATTCGCCCGTCAATAAGTACGCAGTATAAAGAAGGGATCTAA
- a CDS encoding CheR family methyltransferase: MTKKSNLIIVGIGASAGGLDAVKQLISGIPSNTGMSFVIIQHLSPDFKSLMPELLAKHTKMKIFTAEENLEIKPNCIYLNERTKNLELKGNKLVLLSKAPKGNLNLPIDIFFHTLGKEHQENTYGIILSGTGSDGSRGINTIKEAGGTILVQEPSSAQFDGMPNSAISTNLADFILPPAEIAQKIIQLNSKRISILSSSSTTNNHEDVYQDILELIYKDNGVNFKKYKNNTLLRRLEKRMSIHSMDTLKEYYSLIAQNPKERKIVYQEFLINVTNFFRDTEAFDVIKKTVIPKLIDVNTKSKNIRIWVAGASTGEEVYSLAILIDNYIRINKLNFNFKIFATDIDKDAIQVASLGSYSVNNIVDIKESYLKKYFLKHGDKIHIIKRIREKIVFSYHDVTKDPPFIRMDLISCRNLLIYFNSSTQQKVLSNFQYSLNKSAFLFLGSSESLGSVSNHFEVIDNKWKIYRNLTENNRLGSEEDFENEPSAGLRYLKENHNSKLLEDKNQEMKEVDFYKFLSKRNSPTSVFIDKNYDIIFVVGNLKEWFSIPDGFFQNNLLKITKDDLAAIIRNGVRRTTKEGKNVIYKDLVLYSENETRNFDLSFEKISRFENYTDIYLIEFKNLSNNSSTAKIVLSDTDLPNFSKQRIDDLEFELKVNKSELQNVVEELETSNEELQSSNEELMSSNEELQSSNEELQSVNEELYTVNTELQEKNKELEELSNDVTNLLNSSDIGTLFLDTELNIRKFTPVIKRVFNLEDSDIGRSIKSFASEFDENERKSLIINCKESLENLKSFEREIQDNDGSWYLIRINPFVTSTKKISGVVIALIDFNEVKKAQAKLRDSNNRLDIALKNGNMAWWELRLPEGTVVFSDKKTEMLGLNSEDFKTYSDFTKIVNPDDYENTMQAFRDHLTGKKDTYDCQYRIKDVNGNYKWFKDVGKISQKDGENILITGIVIDITQIKEAEQRLIEAQQKAETANIYKNQFLANMSHEIRTPMNGLVGFASLLRNDVIDIEKRNKYIDIIQNSSSQLLKLINDIIDVSKIEAKELKIEIVSCKISELFFNTEITFNELKRKKNKDHIKITAHVPEKVKDIIIQTDANRLQQVLTNLVENALKFTEKGSIEFGYTVKQNKVFVYVKDTGIGIPENKIDVIFDRFSQVKQKKGKHNEGTGLGLSISKGVIRLLGGDLQVKSKKSVGTTFSFEIPFVSGAIQQKKPRNQNKSKIEDWLKNKTILVVEDEEVNIEYFKALFENSIAKIIYATNGKMAVEKVESGEKIDIILMDIRMPIMNGADAAKKILLNFPKTKIIAQTAYAMSNDKAKFLKSGFVDYISKPLNKKELLDKLATHLNN; the protein is encoded by the coding sequence ATGACAAAAAAAAGCAATCTAATAATAGTCGGAATAGGAGCATCGGCTGGTGGACTTGATGCAGTAAAGCAATTAATTAGTGGAATACCTTCAAATACGGGAATGTCGTTTGTAATCATTCAGCATTTATCTCCAGACTTTAAGAGCCTTATGCCAGAATTATTGGCCAAGCACACCAAAATGAAAATATTTACAGCTGAAGAGAACCTTGAAATAAAACCAAACTGTATATATCTAAATGAACGAACCAAGAATCTGGAATTAAAAGGAAATAAACTGGTGCTTTTAAGTAAAGCCCCAAAAGGTAATTTAAACCTTCCTATCGATATTTTTTTCCATACACTTGGTAAAGAACATCAGGAAAACACATATGGTATTATACTCTCTGGAACCGGGTCTGACGGTTCAAGGGGAATTAACACAATTAAAGAGGCAGGGGGAACAATACTTGTACAAGAACCCAGCTCAGCTCAATTTGATGGAATGCCAAACTCCGCTATTTCGACCAATTTGGCCGATTTTATTTTACCTCCTGCAGAAATAGCGCAGAAAATAATTCAACTCAATAGTAAGCGAATTAGTATTTTATCATCTTCATCTACGACCAATAATCACGAAGATGTGTATCAAGATATACTTGAGTTGATTTACAAAGATAATGGCGTAAATTTCAAGAAATATAAAAACAATACGCTACTTAGAAGGCTCGAAAAGAGAATGAGCATTCACAGCATGGACACACTGAAAGAATATTATTCTTTGATTGCACAAAACCCAAAAGAAAGAAAAATCGTTTATCAGGAGTTTTTGATTAATGTAACCAACTTTTTTAGAGATACAGAAGCTTTCGATGTCATCAAAAAAACGGTTATTCCCAAACTAATTGATGTAAATACAAAGTCTAAAAACATTAGAATATGGGTTGCTGGTGCATCAACCGGAGAAGAAGTTTATTCGTTAGCCATTTTAATAGATAACTACATTCGAATCAATAAATTGAATTTTAATTTTAAAATTTTTGCCACTGATATTGACAAAGATGCAATCCAAGTCGCAAGTCTGGGGAGCTACTCAGTAAATAATATCGTTGATATTAAGGAGAGCTATTTAAAGAAGTATTTTTTAAAACATGGAGATAAAATACATATAATTAAACGAATACGAGAGAAGATTGTCTTTTCTTATCACGATGTTACTAAAGATCCACCATTTATTCGTATGGATTTAATTTCTTGTCGAAATCTATTGATTTATTTCAACAGTAGCACTCAACAAAAGGTCTTAAGTAATTTCCAGTATTCACTGAACAAATCAGCTTTTTTGTTTTTAGGATCAAGTGAATCTTTAGGCTCGGTATCAAATCACTTCGAGGTAATCGATAACAAATGGAAAATATATCGCAACCTTACCGAAAACAATCGCCTTGGAAGCGAGGAAGATTTTGAGAACGAACCCTCTGCTGGACTTCGTTATTTAAAAGAAAACCATAACTCGAAACTTCTTGAGGATAAAAATCAAGAAATGAAGGAAGTGGATTTCTATAAATTTTTAAGTAAAAGGAATTCACCGACTTCTGTCTTTATTGATAAGAATTACGATATTATTTTTGTAGTAGGCAATTTAAAAGAATGGTTCTCAATACCTGATGGTTTTTTTCAGAATAATCTTTTAAAAATTACAAAAGATGATTTAGCAGCCATTATACGAAATGGCGTAAGAAGAACTACAAAAGAAGGTAAAAATGTTATCTACAAAGACCTTGTATTATATTCAGAGAATGAAACACGTAATTTTGACTTGTCTTTTGAAAAGATATCCAGGTTCGAAAATTATACTGATATCTATTTAATTGAATTCAAAAATCTTTCAAACAATTCAAGTACTGCTAAAATTGTACTGTCCGATACAGATTTACCTAATTTTTCGAAGCAACGCATTGATGATTTAGAATTTGAATTAAAAGTGAACAAGTCGGAGTTACAGAATGTCGTTGAAGAGCTTGAAACCAGCAACGAAGAGCTTCAATCTTCCAACGAGGAACTCATGTCTTCCAATGAGGAACTTCAAAGTTCGAATGAAGAATTACAATCGGTTAACGAAGAATTATATACGGTTAATACCGAATTACAGGAAAAAAACAAAGAACTGGAAGAATTAAGTAACGATGTAACAAACTTACTAAACAGCAGTGATATTGGAACTTTATTTCTCGACACAGAACTTAACATAAGAAAATTCACGCCCGTTATTAAACGTGTTTTTAACCTTGAAGATTCTGATATTGGCCGATCCATTAAAAGCTTCGCGTCTGAATTTGATGAGAACGAAAGAAAATCATTAATTATCAACTGTAAGGAGTCGCTGGAAAATCTCAAATCTTTTGAAAGAGAGATTCAGGATAATGATGGAAGTTGGTATCTTATACGTATTAACCCTTTTGTAACTTCAACAAAAAAAATCAGTGGAGTTGTTATTGCTCTTATCGATTTTAATGAAGTAAAAAAGGCCCAAGCAAAATTAAGAGATTCTAATAACCGATTAGATATTGCACTGAAAAATGGGAACATGGCCTGGTGGGAGCTGCGTCTTCCCGAAGGAACTGTTGTTTTTAGCGATAAAAAAACAGAAATGCTTGGGTTGAATTCTGAAGATTTTAAAACCTATTCTGATTTTACAAAGATTGTAAATCCTGACGACTATGAAAATACCATGCAAGCATTCAGAGATCATTTAACTGGTAAAAAAGACACCTACGATTGCCAGTACAGGATAAAGGATGTTAACGGCAATTACAAGTGGTTTAAAGATGTGGGCAAAATTTCACAAAAAGATGGCGAGAATATTCTTATTACAGGAATAGTGATTGACATCACTCAGATAAAAGAAGCAGAACAACGACTAATTGAAGCACAACAAAAAGCTGAAACTGCTAACATTTATAAAAATCAGTTTTTGGCAAACATGAGCCACGAAATTCGCACACCTATGAATGGTTTAGTTGGTTTTGCGAGCCTTCTAAGAAACGATGTTATTGATATTGAAAAAAGAAATAAATATATTGATATAATTCAAAATAGTTCAAGTCAATTATTGAAATTAATTAACGATATTATTGATGTTTCGAAAATTGAAGCAAAAGAATTGAAGATAGAAATAGTTTCTTGCAAAATAAGCGAGCTGTTTTTTAATACAGAAATAACGTTTAACGAACTTAAAAGGAAAAAGAACAAAGATCATATTAAAATTACTGCTCATGTTCCTGAAAAGGTAAAAGATATTATTATACAGACAGATGCCAATAGGTTGCAACAGGTACTTACCAATTTAGTTGAGAATGCTTTAAAATTTACCGAGAAAGGTAGCATTGAATTTGGTTATACTGTTAAACAAAACAAAGTTTTTGTATATGTTAAAGATACTGGTATTGGCATACCCGAAAATAAAATCGATGTAATATTTGATCGTTTTAGTCAAGTTAAACAGAAAAAAGGTAAACATAATGAAGGTACTGGTTTAGGGTTGTCAATTTCAAAAGGAGTTATTCGTTTGTTAGGTGGTGATTTACAAGTTAAGTCTAAAAAATCGGTGGGTACAACATTTAGTTTTGAAATTCCCTTTGTTTCCGGGGCAATTCAACAGAAAAAGCCTCGAAATCAGAATAAATCAAAAATAGAAGATTGGTTAAAAAATAAAACAATCTTAGTTGTTGAGGATGAAGAAGTCAACATTGAATACTTCAAAGCGTTGTTTGAAAATAGTATAGCTAAGATTATTTATGCTACCAATGGAAAAATGGCGGTAGAAAAAGTAGAGTCGGGAGAGAAGATTGATATCATTCTTATGGATATTCGAATGCCAATAATGAATGGTGCAGATGCTGCAAAAAAGATTTTGCTAAACTTCCCCAAAACAAAGATTATTGCGCAGACCGCCTATGCAATGTCTAACGACAAAGCAAAATTTTTGAAAAGTGGATTTGTTGATTATATCTCCAAACCTTTGAATAAAAAGGAACTTTTAGATAAACTAGCAACACATCTAAACAACTAA
- a CDS encoding DUF423 domain-containing protein, producing the protein MSKTILMLAAALLAAAVILGAFGAHALKAKLTDDLMQVYKTGVEYHFYHALGLLLISVLAVQMPSTLINWSVICLTAGIVIFSGSLYVLAITGIRWLGAITPIGGLSFIAGWVLLFLAVWKR; encoded by the coding sequence ATGAGTAAAACAATATTGATGTTGGCTGCGGCATTATTAGCTGCGGCTGTTATTCTTGGGGCTTTTGGTGCCCACGCTTTAAAAGCAAAACTTACTGATGATTTGATGCAGGTATATAAAACCGGGGTGGAATACCATTTTTATCATGCACTGGGCTTGTTGCTGATTAGTGTGTTGGCTGTTCAAATGCCGTCAACTTTAATCAACTGGTCGGTTATTTGCCTTACGGCTGGCATTGTAATTTTTTCAGGGAGTTTGTACGTGTTGGCTATTACCGGTATTCGTTGGCTGGGAGCCATCACGCCAATTGGCGGGTTGAGTTTTATTGCCGGGTGGGTGTTGCTGTTTTTAGCTGTTTGGAAAAGGTGA